AGGATGATCGGCTCGCCGCACCCGACGATCGCGCGGGCCTCGGCGTCGTTGCCGACCAGGCGCATCCGCTCGGCCAGTTGCTCGGGGCTGTGCACCGACAGTCGAAATGCGTCGCACCAGTAGTGCAGGTAGGACCGCACGCCCTCGCGCACCACCTGCTCGAGGGCGTCACCGGCGAGGTCTGGCCGCACCTTCGCGTAGTTGGCTCGCATTCGTCGCACCGACGGCCCATTGCGGCAGAAAGTGATGTCGGCGATGCGGTCGAACATCGCGTACGCGGCCGACTCGGGCAGCTTGCAGACGACCTTCCAGGCCGCCCGGAAACCGGCGACCTGGGCAACCTCGGCGAAACTCACAGAGCCTTGCCGAGGGCCTGCTTGCGCACGGTCAGCATGCGCTGCAGCACGGTGATGAAGCTCGCGAGCGCCAGCAGACCGAGCACGATGCCCATGATCCAGGTCTCCCACGGCGACAGAAACCAGCCGCACAGGCCGGTGGTGACCAGCACCGCGACCAGGCGGTCGGCGCGCTCGGCGATGCCGACGTTGGCGGTCATGCCGAGGCCCTCGGCCCGCGCCTTCGCATAGGAGACGACGCTGCCGAGGATCAGGCAGGCGAGCGCCAGACCGGCCAGCACCATGTTGTGGCCCTGGTCGCCGGCGTAGTAGATGACGAGGGCGCCGAAGATCGCGGCGTCACCGACCCGGTCGAGGGTCGAGTCGAGGTAAGCACCCCACACGCTCGAGCGGCCCGACATGCGCGCCATCACACCGTCGATGGTGTCGCTGAACACGAACGCGGTGATCACCAGCGTGCCGATCAGGAACTCGTGCCGCGGGTAGAACGCCAGGGCACCGAAGCAGACACCGAGGGTGCCGATGATCGTGACGATGTCGGGGCTGATGCCCATTTTGAGGAAGAGTTTGGCGACGGGCGTGAAGATCTTCGTGAAGAATGCCCGGGCGTACTTGTTCAGCATGGTGGCCCCAGGTTACCGACAGGTCGGGTCAGTTCTTCGGCCATGCTGCGGCGAGCCGCGAGCGGGCGTCCTCCAGCAACTGCGGCAGCGCCTTGGTCTGCGCGATGATCGGCAGGAAGTTGGAGTCGCCGCCCCACCGCGGCACGATGTGCTGGTGCAGGTGGGCCGCGACACCGGCGCCGGCGACCTCCCCCTGGTTCATGCCGAGGTTGAAGCCCATCGGCGACGACACCTCCTGCAACGCCCGGATGCCCTGCTTGGTCAGCGCGGTGAACTCGGCGGTCTCCTCGTCGGTGAGGTCGAGGTAGAGCGGCACGTGCCGGTAGGGGCAGACCAACAGGTGGCCCGGGTTGTACGGGAAGAGGTTCATCACCACGAAGCAGTGCTCACCGCGGTGCACGACCAGCCCGGCCTGGTCGTCCTTCTTCGGGGCCGCGCAGAACGGGCAGGCCTCGTCGTCGTTGACCTCCGGCTTGTCGGCCTCGATGTAGGCCATCCGGTGCGGCGTCCAGAGCCGTTGGAAGGCGTCGGGCACCCCGGCGAACCCGTCGGCGTCCTCGACGACAGCCTCGGACGACGGTTGGTGGGTCTGCTGCTCCTGGGTCACGGCCTAGATCCTATGGGCCGGAATAGCGCGACCCCGCGCGGGTGTTGCGACGATGGTCGCGCAGTGCGGCCCTCGAACCGAAGGAGCACAGATGCCGTTGCAGGGCGAGTACGCACCGGAGAAGACCCCGTGGGTGGCCAAGCAGCTGGCCACGATCGACGAGACCGGCACGACCGCGTCCGTCGGCGTGCAGGGCATGGACGTCGTGGTCTTCACCATCCGTGGCCGTAAGTCGGGACTGCTGCGTCGCGTGCCGCTGATGCGGGTCGAGCACGACGGTGTCTACGCCGCGGTCGCCTCCAAGGGCGGCGCCCCGGAGCACCCCGCGTGGTACGGCAACATCACCGCCAACCCCGAGGTCGAGGTACACGACGGCATCCGTCACATCGACGGTGTCGCCCGCGAGATCTCCGGCGCCGAGCGCGAGGAGTGGTGGGAGCGTGCGGTGGCGGCCTTCCCGCCCTACGCGGAGTACCAGACCAAGACCGACCGGTTGATCCCGGCGCTGCTCATCGAGCCGACGCAGCCGTAACCAGCCACCGGAACGGCGCGAGCTGGGCCGGGTCGCTGCGCCACTGCAGTTCGGGGTGCCATTGCACCCCGAGCCACGGGTGCTCGCGTCGGTCGACCGACTCGATCGCCTCGATCTGACCGTCGGCAGTGCGGGCCGAGGCGATCAGCCCGTCGGCGACGCGCCCCACCACCTGGTGGTGGATGCTGCGCCCCTGCCACGACGACGCCCCCATCACCTGTTCGACGAGGGTGCCGGACGCGCAGACGGTCACCTCGTGGGTGGCGTCGCGGTGGGCGACGCTCGTCTCCTCCAGGTGCTGCACCAGGTCGCCGCCGAGGGCGATGTTGAGCGACTGCATGCCACGGCAGATGCCGAGCACCGGCATCCGCCGCCGGAGTGCGGCGCGCAGGATCGCGATGTCGCCGGCGTCGTGTTCGGGCGGCACCAGGTCGAGTCGCGGGTGGGGTTCCTGGCCGTACATCGCCGGGTCGGAGTCTCCTCCGCCGGGCATGACGAGTCCATCGGCCAGGGCCAACGAGTCGGCCAGCAGGGCAGGGTCTTCGACGGCGAGCACGACCGGCAGGCCACCGGCCGCCACGATCGCGGCGGCCACCGCGCGGCGCACCTCCAGACCGACGATCTCGGTGCTCGTGTCGTCGCGGGTGTAGCGCGCCGCGACGGCGATGACCGGGCGATCGGTTCGGTTCGGCTCCACGCGCCCCACCCTAGGAGTGACGTTCCATCAACCGTCCGTTGGGCGCGCCGAAGCCGAGCCGCTCGTAGAGGCTGCGCGCCTTCGGCTCGGCGTTCAGTTGGTAGCGGCTGACGTTGTTGGCGTCGCCCCACGCGATCATCTCGGTCAACATCCGCTCGGCCACCTTGTTGCCGCGCGCCGATTCGACGACGAACACGTTCTTCACGTGGATCCAGCTGCTGGCCTCGCGGCGCAGGCTCGGCAGCTTGCGCACAAGACTGGTCTGCACGAAGCCGATCGCCGAACCGTCGTCGCCGAAGGCGATCCACGTAGGCATCTGCTCGCACTGCGCCAACCAGGCGTCGGCGAACTCGATGACGAAGCCTGGACGGGTCGCACCGCCGGCGGCGACGCCCTCCTGCAGCGTCAGCGCGCCGAGGATCAACGCGTCGTCGCGGGTGGCCTGCCGGATGGTGGTCATGAGGGCATACAACCACGATCCGGCAGGCGACGGCGGTGCCGTCAGCTCGTCGTCAGCCGAGGTCGTCGGCCGTGCTGACCTGAGCCTTCTCGTCGATCGCCTTGCGCACCAACGAGATTGCCTCGTCGATCGCCACACCGTTCCGCTGCGATCCGTCGCGGAACCGGAACGAGACGGTGTTGCCGTCGCGGTCGTCACCACCGGCGATGAGCACGAACGGCACCTTCGCCTTCGAGGCGTTGCGGATCTTCTTCGGGAAGCGGTCGTCGGTCTCGTCGAGTTCGACCCGGATGCCCTGCGCCTTCATCGTCTTCAGCACGTCGTTCAGGTAGTCGGCGAACTCGTCGGCCACCGGCACCCCGAGCACCTGCACCGGCGACAGCCACACCGGGAACGCGCCGGCGTAGTGCTCCACGAGCACCCCGATGAACCGCTCGATCGAGCCGAACTTGGCCGAGTGGATCATCACCGGACGCTGCCGCGAACCGTCGGCGGCGACGTACTCCAGACCGAAGCCGTCCGGCTGACCGAAGTCGTACTGCACGGTCGACATCTGCCACGTGCGCCCGATGGCGTCCTTGGCCTGCACCGAGATCTTCGGTCCGTAGAACGCGGCGCCGCCCGGGTCGGGCACGAGCTCGAGACCCGACTCGGTCGCGACCCGCTCCAGCACGGCGGTGGCGACCTCCCACTGCTCGTCGGTGCCGATGAACTTGTCCTTCTTCTCGTCGTCGCGGGTCGACAGTTCGAGGTAGAAGTCGTTCAGACCGAAGTCGCGGAACAGACCGAGGCAGAAGTTCAGCAGGTGCTGGATCTCGTCGGCCGCCTGCTCCTGGGTGACATAGGAGTGCGAGTCGTCCTGGGTGAGGCCGCGCACCCGGGTGAGGCCACCGACGACGCCCGACTTCTCATAGCGGTAGACGCCACCGAACTCGAACAACCGCAACGGCAGCTCACGGTAGGAGCGCTGCCGCGACTGGTAGATGAGGTTGTGCATCGGGCAGCTCATCGCCTTGAGGCGGTACTTCGCGTCGTCGACCTCCATCGCCGGGTACATCGTCTCGGCGTAGTAGGGCAGGTGCCCGGAGGTGTAGAACAACCCCTCCTTGGTGATGTGCGGGGTGCCGACGTACTCGAAGCCCTCCTCGATGTGCCGCCGGCGGACGTAGTCCTCCATCTCGCGCTTGATGACGCCACCGCGCGGGTGGAAGACGACCAGGCCGGGGCCGAGCTCCTCTGGGAAGGAGTAGAGGTCGAGCTCGCGGCCGAGCTTGCGGTGGTCGCGCCGCTCGGCCTCGGCGAGCCGGTCGAGGTAGGTCTTGAGGTCGTCCTTGCTGGCCCACGCGGTGCCGTAGACCCGCTGCAGCTGCGGGTTCTTCTCGCTGCCGCGCCAGTAGGCCGCGGCCGAACGCATCAGCTTGAAGGCGTTGCCGAGGATCTTGGTCGACGGCACGTGCGGGCCGCGGCACAGGTCGCCCCAGGCGCGCGACCCGTCGCGACGCAGGTTGTCGTAGATCGTCAGCTCGCCGCCACCGACCTCCGCGTCGGCTCCCTCGGCGGCGTCGGCCGCGTTGCCCTTCAGCCCGATGAGCTCGATCTTGTACGGTTCCGCCGCCAGCTCCGCGCGGGCGTCGTCGTCGGAGACGACCCGGCGGCTGAAGGTCTGCCCCTCGTTGACGATCTTCTGCATCGCCTTCTCCAGCGCCTTGAGGTCGTCCGGGGTGAACGGGGTCTCGACGTCGAAGTCGTAGTAGAAGCCGTCGGTGATCGGCGGACCGATGCCGAGCTTGGCGTCGAGGTTGACCTGCTGCACCGCCTGCGCGAGCACGTGCGCGGCCGAGTGGCGCAGGATGTTCAGGCCGTCCTGCTGGGTGAGGTCGACCGGCTCGACGTCCGCACCCTCGGGCACCTCACGGAAGAGGTCCTGGAGCTGACCGTCGACCCGCATCGCGACAACGCTGCGGTCGTCGCCGAACAGATCGGAGCCGGTAGTGCCCTGCTGCACCGCTCGCTCGCTTCCGGCGACGGACACGGTGATCTGGCTGGACACGGTTGCTCCTCGGGAGTTCGGGTGATCGTTCGGGATCGAACCCGGCAAGGTTATCGGGCGCGCACGGGTGTTCTCGACCCGATATGGGGTCGCCGGTCAGCGCCGGTCGGCGTCAGCCGGCGACGAGACGCGCGGCGTGCTCGCGGTGTCGAGCCGGCACGGCCGGCAGGTCGAGACCCTCGACGGCCCCGTCGGTGACCACCCAGCGTCCGTCGACCATGACGCGGTCGGCGCGATGCGCGCCGCAGAGCACGAGCCAGGCCCGTCGAGGGTTCGAGGTGAGTTGAACGACTCAGCTGATCGGGCCGGGTCGGTCGATCGGGTCGGGCACGTCGACCGGCTCGGGCACCTCGC
This genomic stretch from Calidifontibacter indicus harbors:
- a CDS encoding nitroreductase family deazaflavin-dependent oxidoreductase codes for the protein MPLQGEYAPEKTPWVAKQLATIDETGTTASVGVQGMDVVVFTIRGRKSGLLRRVPLMRVEHDGVYAAVASKGGAPEHPAWYGNITANPEVEVHDGIRHIDGVAREISGAEREEWWERAVAAFPPYAEYQTKTDRLIPALLIEPTQP
- the thrS gene encoding threonine--tRNA ligase translates to MSSQITVSVAGSERAVQQGTTGSDLFGDDRSVVAMRVDGQLQDLFREVPEGADVEPVDLTQQDGLNILRHSAAHVLAQAVQQVNLDAKLGIGPPITDGFYYDFDVETPFTPDDLKALEKAMQKIVNEGQTFSRRVVSDDDARAELAAEPYKIELIGLKGNAADAAEGADAEVGGGELTIYDNLRRDGSRAWGDLCRGPHVPSTKILGNAFKLMRSAAAYWRGSEKNPQLQRVYGTAWASKDDLKTYLDRLAEAERRDHRKLGRELDLYSFPEELGPGLVVFHPRGGVIKREMEDYVRRRHIEEGFEYVGTPHITKEGLFYTSGHLPYYAETMYPAMEVDDAKYRLKAMSCPMHNLIYQSRQRSYRELPLRLFEFGGVYRYEKSGVVGGLTRVRGLTQDDSHSYVTQEQAADEIQHLLNFCLGLFRDFGLNDFYLELSTRDDEKKDKFIGTDEQWEVATAVLERVATESGLELVPDPGGAAFYGPKISVQAKDAIGRTWQMSTVQYDFGQPDGFGLEYVAADGSRQRPVMIHSAKFGSIERFIGVLVEHYAGAFPVWLSPVQVLGVPVADEFADYLNDVLKTMKAQGIRVELDETDDRFPKKIRNASKAKVPFVLIAGGDDRDGNTVSFRFRDGSQRNGVAIDEAISLVRKAIDEKAQVSTADDLG
- a CDS encoding GNAT family N-acetyltransferase; this translates as MTTIRQATRDDALILGALTLQEGVAAGGATRPGFVIEFADAWLAQCEQMPTWIAFGDDGSAIGFVQTSLVRKLPSLRREASSWIHVKNVFVVESARGNKVAERMLTEMIAWGDANNVSRYQLNAEPKARSLYERLGFGAPNGRLMERHS
- a CDS encoding gamma-glutamyl-gamma-aminobutyrate hydrolase family protein gives rise to the protein MEPNRTDRPVIAVAARYTRDDTSTEIVGLEVRRAVAAAIVAAGGLPVVLAVEDPALLADSLALADGLVMPGGGDSDPAMYGQEPHPRLDLVPPEHDAGDIAILRAALRRRMPVLGICRGMQSLNIALGGDLVQHLEETSVAHRDATHEVTVCASGTLVEQVMGASSWQGRSIHHQVVGRVADGLIASARTADGQIEAIESVDRREHPWLGVQWHPELQWRSDPAQLAPFRWLVTAASAR
- the pgsA gene encoding phosphatidylinositol phosphate synthase, whose protein sequence is MLNKYARAFFTKIFTPVAKLFLKMGISPDIVTIIGTLGVCFGALAFYPRHEFLIGTLVITAFVFSDTIDGVMARMSGRSSVWGAYLDSTLDRVGDAAIFGALVIYYAGDQGHNMVLAGLALACLILGSVVSYAKARAEGLGMTANVGIAERADRLVAVLVTTGLCGWFLSPWETWIMGIVLGLLALASFITVLQRMLTVRKQALGKAL
- a CDS encoding HIT family protein, with product MTQEQQTHQPSSEAVVEDADGFAGVPDAFQRLWTPHRMAYIEADKPEVNDDEACPFCAAPKKDDQAGLVVHRGEHCFVVMNLFPYNPGHLLVCPYRHVPLYLDLTDEETAEFTALTKQGIRALQEVSSPMGFNLGMNQGEVAGAGVAAHLHQHIVPRWGGDSNFLPIIAQTKALPQLLEDARSRLAAAWPKN